One genomic window of Arachis hypogaea cultivar Tifrunner chromosome 8, arahy.Tifrunner.gnm2.J5K5, whole genome shotgun sequence includes the following:
- the LOC112705415 gene encoding uncharacterized protein, which yields MDGSIALLKNSPVRVGGEVDESSEYFHRLFWTFSPCVEAFKHCKPLISIDRMHLYGKYGGSLLLAIAQDGNSNILSVAFALLQGENAESWAFFLSHLHQHVTPHEGILVISDRHNGIKVALEAPDSGWKPRHAYQAYCIRHVAANFALSFKGQDARRLLVNAAYAKTKTEFDYWFDILRT from the coding sequence ATGGACGGTAGCATAGCTTTGTTGAAGAATTCTCCAGTACGTGTTGGTGGTGAGGTTGATGAGTCCTCGGAGTACTTTCATCGACTTTTCTGGACATTCTCTCCATGCGTTGAGGCTTTTAAACATTGCAAGCCACTGATCAGCATTGACAGAATGCATCTGTATGGGAAGTATGGCGGGAGTTTGCTTCTGGCTATTGCGCAAGATGGAAACTCCAACATATTGTCAGTTGCGTTCGCACTTCTTCAGGGAGAGAATGCTGAGTCGTGGGCTTTTTTCTTATCCCACTTGCATCAACATGTGACCCCACATGAAGGGATTCTGGTCATTTCTGACAGACACAACGGTATTAAGGTTGCACTAGAGGCACCAGACAGTGGTTGGAAACCGCGTCATGCATATCAAGCATATTGTATTCGACACGTTGCAGCCAATTTTGCCCTCAGTTTCAAGGGTCAGGATGCGAGGCGGTTGCTCGTGAATGCGGCGTATGCGAAGACTAAGACCGAGTTTGACTACTGGTTTGATATTTTGAGGACTTAA